The Caulifigura coniformis genome includes a region encoding these proteins:
- a CDS encoding 3-keto-disaccharide hydrolase: MLARLALVGCCLFAFQAISLAEEPAEGKWVSLFNGKDLEGWTPKIKGYDYGDNFANTFRVEDGLIKVRYDGYDKFEKKYGHLFYKQPFSHYRLKVEYRFVGSQANGGEGWALRNSGAMLHGEDPKGMAKDQDFPASIEAQFLGGDGMKKRTTCNLCTPGTNVVLNGKLFLPHCTSSSSETFHGEQWVTAEFEVLGNKSIKHFVNGQEVLAYEQPQYDERDKHGKELAEKHGLMIEGGTISLQSESHPIDFRKVEIMLLPNN, encoded by the coding sequence ATGCTGGCTCGACTCGCGCTCGTTGGTTGTTGTCTCTTCGCATTCCAGGCGATCTCCCTCGCCGAAGAACCGGCCGAAGGAAAATGGGTCTCCCTCTTCAACGGCAAAGACCTCGAAGGCTGGACCCCCAAGATCAAGGGCTACGACTACGGCGACAACTTCGCCAACACCTTCCGCGTCGAGGACGGACTCATCAAGGTCCGCTACGACGGCTACGACAAGTTCGAGAAGAAATACGGGCACCTCTTCTACAAGCAGCCGTTCTCCCACTACCGCCTGAAAGTCGAATACCGCTTCGTCGGAAGCCAGGCGAACGGCGGCGAGGGCTGGGCCCTCCGCAACAGCGGCGCGATGCTGCACGGTGAAGATCCCAAAGGCATGGCCAAAGACCAGGACTTCCCCGCCTCGATCGAGGCCCAGTTCCTCGGTGGCGACGGCATGAAGAAACGCACCACCTGCAACCTCTGCACCCCCGGAACCAACGTTGTCCTCAACGGCAAGCTCTTCCTCCCCCACTGCACCAGCTCCAGCTCCGAGACGTTCCATGGCGAGCAGTGGGTGACGGCCGAGTTTGAAGTGCTCGGAAACAAATCGATCAAGCACTTCGTCAACGGGCAGGAAGTCCTCGCCTACGAACAGCCGCAGTACGACGAACGTGACAAGCACGGCAAGGAACTGGCCGAAAAGCACGGCCTGATGATCGAAGGCGGCACGATCTCACTCCAGTCCGAGAGTCACCCGATCGACTTCCGCAAAGTCGAAATCATGCTGCTGCCCAATAACTGA
- a CDS encoding aspartyl protease family protein yields the protein MDRRTLTAGLFVLALMGSSAAAQENAPYFQGDRIVVNATINDQPVRLVYDTGAPFTALSGATAKRLNLTATATTTSRIGGVPTTVERSEPLQFRIFGGETRTNLVILPELKTGELDGVLSWKNLLAPVVMIDGVERRVSSHKALPAEGWLRFPLETDNGQLFFELTDHGKPLGRVFIDTGLSHGLRLSPRLWKEWKQEHPDAPLTLEPFRYAFGSMMAHEMTWVDNYQLGDMTFYGCDLGPVAEAKDEAIDGAGKPYLAQLGMRALRSMRIIISPASKELLVQSVSPIPTHNRLGALFMPHAADSTTLVAQVAPGTPAHEAGLQAGDVLITTDGVEYQAEEGRPPQSLLRQFARPAGTVLEITVDRAGEHKQFRVTLRDILR from the coding sequence ATGGATCGTCGAACGCTCACGGCCGGGCTGTTCGTACTGGCACTCATGGGATCCTCGGCCGCGGCCCAGGAGAACGCCCCTTATTTTCAGGGCGACCGCATTGTCGTCAACGCGACGATCAATGATCAGCCTGTGCGACTGGTGTACGACACGGGGGCTCCATTCACAGCCCTCTCCGGAGCGACCGCGAAGCGCCTGAACCTGACCGCGACCGCAACCACTACGAGCAGGATCGGCGGCGTTCCCACGACCGTCGAGCGCTCGGAACCGCTGCAGTTCCGGATCTTCGGCGGCGAAACCAGGACCAACCTCGTCATCCTGCCCGAACTGAAGACCGGTGAACTCGATGGCGTCCTCAGCTGGAAGAACCTGCTCGCGCCGGTGGTGATGATCGATGGCGTCGAACGTCGCGTCTCATCGCATAAAGCCCTCCCGGCAGAGGGCTGGCTCCGATTCCCTCTCGAAACCGACAACGGCCAGCTGTTCTTTGAACTCACCGATCACGGAAAGCCGCTCGGCCGCGTCTTCATCGATACCGGGTTGTCGCACGGCCTGCGCCTCTCGCCCAGGCTTTGGAAGGAATGGAAGCAGGAGCATCCGGATGCTCCGCTGACTCTCGAGCCGTTTCGCTACGCGTTCGGATCGATGATGGCCCACGAAATGACGTGGGTCGACAATTATCAGCTGGGCGACATGACGTTCTACGGCTGCGACCTCGGACCAGTCGCCGAGGCGAAGGACGAGGCGATCGACGGCGCCGGCAAACCGTATCTCGCGCAGCTGGGCATGCGGGCCCTGCGCAGCATGCGGATCATCATCAGCCCGGCCTCGAAAGAACTGCTCGTCCAGTCGGTCTCCCCCATCCCGACACATAACCGCCTCGGAGCGCTCTTCATGCCGCACGCCGCCGACTCGACAACCCTCGTGGCTCAGGTCGCTCCCGGCACTCCGGCCCATGAGGCCGGCCTTCAGGCCGGCGATGTGCTGATCACGACGGATGGGGTCGAGTATCAGGCAGAAGAAGGGCGGCCGCCGCAATCGCTGCTGCGGCAGTTCGCCCGTCCGGCGGGAACCGTCCTGGAAATCACGGTTGACCGGGCCGGCGAACACAAGCAGTTCCGTGTCACACTCCGCGACATTTTGCGGTAG